CCAGCCCACTGAAGGCCCCGGGAGACACAGAGCTGATCTGGTTCCGGCTCAGTACCAGCAGACGCAGCTGGGTCAGGTTGCTGAAGGTGTGGTCCTCCAGGTGGGTCAGCCGGTTGTCATACAGCCACAGCTCCCTCACGGCCATGGGGCCGAACACTCCTGGGGACAAACTCTGGAGCTCGTTCTCATACAGGGAGATCTGGGCCAGGTTAGGGAGGTTGAGGAGAATCCCCTCTGGGAGGGAAGTTAGCCGGTTGCTGGAGAGATAAAGCTTCTTTAGCCTCTGCAGCTGGGAGAACAGGTTAGCGGGGAGATGAGTGATGGCATTATCCTGCAGAGAGAGCTCCTCCAGGCTTACCAGGTCATCAAACGCTCCAGCAGGGATCGCCCTAAGAGCGTTCCGGTTCAGAcgcagggatttgatcttgctcAGGCCCCTGAAGGTGTCCCTGTAGAGTTGGTTGATGCCGTTCCTGGCCAGGGTGAGATGCTCCAGCTGAGTGACAGAGCGAAAGGCCTTCTCTGGTACAGACGTGATGAGGTTCTTGCTGAAGTCCAGGGTCCTCAGAGCAGCGAGGGAGTAAAGCCAGGCGGGGCGAAGCACCAGGAGCTTGTTGCCGCTCAGAGTCAGAGATTCCAGCTTCACCAGATTCAGAAACAGGGCCTCAGGCAGGTCATTCAGATCAGTGCCTGTGAAGCCCAGGGCACCCAAGTTATGGGTGAGGTCAAAGGTGCCAGGGAATACTTCTCTGATCCCAGTGTCTTTGACCACAAAGATGCCAAGGGCCTCGGCAAAACCAGCCAAGTCATCAGGTTTGAGAGCGGTGATGTTGGTGTTGGAGATGTAGAAGGTGGTAGTGGAACCGGGCACTGAGGAGGGAAACTCTGTGATTGACCTGCCATGGCAAAGGATTTTGTTGTCTTTGCACTGGCATCCATCTGGGCACACTCCAAGAACTCCACTGATggcaaggaggaggagaaagatgagGAGGTCGATTGGCAGGTCCATTGATGRTCCTAGAAAAGATCAAAAGAGTggttacccactgggcacaaactggttgaatcaacatggtttccacgtcatttcaatgaaatgacattaAACCAACCTGGAGTAGACGTTGAATtcacatctgtgcccagtgggtagcttTATTTGATGCCATGCACACCCAAACAACATGTCAAGTTTATAAAGCAATATGTGCGACACTGAATAAAAAAATCCACATTAAAATAAGACCTAATAAATAAAATTCAAGTGAggttaaaaaatgtattagacAAATACGGCTGCATCATCAATTCTTTAAATTGGGTCTTGTTAAATTGGGATCATGTGGATATAACACGCATGGGAGGGTGCGAGCTAAATAGACcattaaatggttaaaaaatgtattagacAAATACGGCTGCATCATCAATTCTTTAAATTGGGTCTTGTTAAATTGGGATCATGTGGATATAACACGCATGGGAGGGTGCGAGTTAAATAGACCATTAAATGGGCTACATTTAGCATCTCCCGTTTAAGTACTGGAATCAGTCCATCTGTTGACGTAATAGTACTTAATCGTTAAGTTAATGGCTTAATGGGACTGTTAACTTAATAGTAGCAAAAATTAACAACTTTCTGTTCAAATGAGGGTAAACCGAAAATACTGCCAGAATGTGATGTTTTGGTTTTCATGAGATTTTTTTCTTTGATTGGATCCACAATGGCTAGGCTATTATATCTAGGAAATTCCCAGAGTCTAAAGTTAGAAAGACTAATTTCTCACCCGACATTCTTACCAAATTATTCCTACACTCAGTACCATCTGAACAGACATACTAGTTCACCAGCCTAACACCAGCTTAAAGGTCTGGCATGGAAGGCTAGGGcctacattttttacaaatatttttttgtctGTTTAGCAAACACTCCTATCCAGAGCTACGCACAGTAAATACTTCAAGWAAGCTGAAGGAAGGTGAAATAACCAAGTATTGTGAGGGCAAACCTGTGCACTTGTGACATGTTActctcttacaaaaaaaggtgctatctagaaccaaaaaggcttcttcagctgtccccataagataacccttttaagaaccccttttggttccaggtagaaccattttgggttccacatagaagcctttccacagagggttctacatggaatcaatAATAGTtttccctggaaccaaaaacagttatcctatggggacagctgcagaacccttttggaactcttttttctacagtgccttcagaaagtattcacaccccttgactttttccacattttgttgtgttacagcWtgaatttaaaatggattaaattgagattttgtgtcactggcctacacacaataccccataatgtcaaagtggaattatagttttagaaatgtttacaaattaattaataataaaaagctgaaatgtcttgagtcaataagtattcaactcctttgttatggcaagactaaataagttcatgagtaaaaatgtgtttaacaaatcacataataagttgcatggactctcttTGTGTGcaatatttttgaatgactacatcatctctgtaacTGTCATATACaattacagtatacagtgccttcagaaagtattcagaccccttaactttttccacattttgttacattacagccttattaaaaaatatatatatattat
This window of the Salvelinus sp. IW2-2015 linkage group LG16, ASM291031v2, whole genome shotgun sequence genome carries:
- the LOC139028928 gene encoding leucine-rich repeat-containing protein 15-like produces the protein MDLPIDLLIFLLLLAISGVLGVCPDGCQCKDNKILCHGRSITEFPSSVPGSTTTFYISNTNITALKPDDLAGFAEALGIFVVKDTGIREVFPGTFDLTHNLGALGFTGTDLNDLPEALFLNLVKLESLTLSGNKLLVLRPAWLYSLAALRTLDFSKNLITSVPEKAFRSVTQLEHLTLARNGINQLYRDTFRGLSKIKSLRLNRNALRAIPAGAFDDLVSLEELSLQDNAITHLPANLFSQLQRLKKLYLSSNRLTSLPEGILLNLPNLAQISLYENELQSLSPGVFGPMAVRELWLYDNRLTHLEDHTFSNLTQLRLLVLSRNQISSVSPGAFSGLAELGEVSLHTNLLTSLQEGTFQGLHKLVNISLEHNYIYSLPARLLQGHSHLGQLDLHNNSLLNLPSELLSTLTVANEVLLAENPWKCDQDIVPLRDWLTQNPTKTNLSTVVCLTPSVLSGDSIAELTDEELTLSTPTAVPDITPTEKRRKPHTPAPKRSTPSPAAEATPTPTQEQGEDTSSGQGNGEGVSRNTQIIIIAVVCTAIITSLIVCCVCWRRNNRGSRNLGRRNKNNSVI